Proteins from a single region of Amblyomma americanum isolate KBUSLIRL-KWMA chromosome 10, ASM5285725v1, whole genome shotgun sequence:
- the LOC144107401 gene encoding ribitol-5-phosphate xylosyltransferase 1-like isoform X2: MVKLRRVTVAVLVVYVALTCYTAYVLVSRNYSSNPKDSVRKGSSRLSGLYLWEHIFNGRLEQKGDGGWSYGFRKIGNLKFKFRTGPWIVPTTVPQDVTHVVLVLNGREPAKVATAQIWLDSLPNFRKLKGAAVVLLGDEACSGNTWLLPYLKSRGGRVSAAFIVYDTPLVDDKEIFQWPLGVATYRGFPKAPSSLLSSDSQRPYPCNFVGTVYPGSSREELLRVLGDRGAPCYLNTRNEWRPLETKSSLESYLLALKLSDVTLNPAGKNPECYRIYEALEFGSLPVVEDRTLSPGCAPADDANGTFRLLKKHKAPLVYVKNWTQELMPILEKEVDMKPKGRVDRRQALVSWYTSFKRAMRDRFVRVLTDKFFSDEVNET; the protein is encoded by the exons ATGGTCAAGCTGAGGCGTGTTACTGTCGCCGTGCTGGTTGTTTACGTTGCCCTGACGTGCTACACGGCGTATGTACTTGTGTCCAGGAACTATAGCTCCAACCCCAAAGACAGCGTGCGGAAAGGCTCATCCCGCCTGTCAG GCCTCTACTTGTGGGAGCACATCTTCAATGGTCGACTGGAGCAAAAAGGAGACGGTGGGTGGAGCTATGGCTTCAGGAAGATTGGCAACCTCAAATTTAA GTTCAGAACTGGGCCGTGGATCGTTCCAACAACGGTGCCCCAGGATGTGACTCACGTGGTGCTGGTGTTGAATGGACGTGAGCCAGCCAAGGTAGCGACTGCGCAGATCTGGCTGGATTCCCTGCCCAACTTCCGCAAGCTCAAGGGGGCTGCCGTCGTGTTGCTGGGCGATGAGGCATGCTCCGGTAACACTTGGCTCCTGCCGTACCTAAAGTCGCGCGGTGGCCGGGTGTCGGCAGCATTCATCGTCTACGACACACCACTGGTGGACGACAAGGAAATTTTTCAGTGGCCGCTTGGAGTAGCTAC GTACCGTGGTTTCCCCAAGGCTCCCAGCTCACTGCTGTCATCAGATAGCCAGCGTCCCTACCCGTGCAACTTTGTGGGCACTGTGTATCCGGGATCGTCACGGGAGGAGCTCCTGCGCGTCCTTGGTGACCGTGGCGCCCCCTGCTACTTGAACACCCGCAATGA atgGCGGCCCCTGGAAACAAAGTCATCCCTAGAATCATACCTGCTGGCCCTGAAACTAAGCGATGTCACTCTGAACCCAGCGGGAAAGAACCCCGAGTGTTACCGCATCTACGAGGCCCTCGAGTTCGGCTCGCTGCCCGTGGTCGAGGACCGGACGCTGTCGCCAGGCTGTGCTCCCGCAGACGACGCCAACGGAACCTTCCGTCTGCTCAAGAAGCACAAGGCCCCGCTCGTGTACGTCAAGAACTGGACACAGGAGCTCATGCCCATCCTGGAGAAGGAGGTGGACATGAAGCCCAAGGGCAGGGTGGACAGGAGACAGGCACTGGTGTCCTGGTACACATCCTTCAAGCGTGCCATGAGGGACAGGTTCGTGCGTGTGCTCACAGACAAGTTCTTCAGCGATGAGGTCAACGAGACATGA
- the LOC144107401 gene encoding ribitol-5-phosphate xylosyltransferase 1-like isoform X1 — protein sequence MVKLRRVTVAVLVVYVALTCYTAYVLVSRNYSSNPKDSVRKGSSRLSGARDRAEWNPWGEELSWSNTSRQAHTIEIWGKAAIGLYLWEHIFNGRLEQKGDGGWSYGFRKIGNLKFKFRTGPWIVPTTVPQDVTHVVLVLNGREPAKVATAQIWLDSLPNFRKLKGAAVVLLGDEACSGNTWLLPYLKSRGGRVSAAFIVYDTPLVDDKEIFQWPLGVATYRGFPKAPSSLLSSDSQRPYPCNFVGTVYPGSSREELLRVLGDRGAPCYLNTRNEWRPLETKSSLESYLLALKLSDVTLNPAGKNPECYRIYEALEFGSLPVVEDRTLSPGCAPADDANGTFRLLKKHKAPLVYVKNWTQELMPILEKEVDMKPKGRVDRRQALVSWYTSFKRAMRDRFVRVLTDKFFSDEVNET from the exons ATGGTCAAGCTGAGGCGTGTTACTGTCGCCGTGCTGGTTGTTTACGTTGCCCTGACGTGCTACACGGCGTATGTACTTGTGTCCAGGAACTATAGCTCCAACCCCAAAGACAGCGTGCGGAAAGGCTCATCCCGCCTGTCAG GAGCCAGAGACAGAGCGGAGTGGAATCCGTGGGGAGAGGAGCTAAGCTGGAGCAACACTTCACGTCAGGCCCACACAATTGAGATATGGGGCAAGGCAGCCATAG GCCTCTACTTGTGGGAGCACATCTTCAATGGTCGACTGGAGCAAAAAGGAGACGGTGGGTGGAGCTATGGCTTCAGGAAGATTGGCAACCTCAAATTTAA GTTCAGAACTGGGCCGTGGATCGTTCCAACAACGGTGCCCCAGGATGTGACTCACGTGGTGCTGGTGTTGAATGGACGTGAGCCAGCCAAGGTAGCGACTGCGCAGATCTGGCTGGATTCCCTGCCCAACTTCCGCAAGCTCAAGGGGGCTGCCGTCGTGTTGCTGGGCGATGAGGCATGCTCCGGTAACACTTGGCTCCTGCCGTACCTAAAGTCGCGCGGTGGCCGGGTGTCGGCAGCATTCATCGTCTACGACACACCACTGGTGGACGACAAGGAAATTTTTCAGTGGCCGCTTGGAGTAGCTAC GTACCGTGGTTTCCCCAAGGCTCCCAGCTCACTGCTGTCATCAGATAGCCAGCGTCCCTACCCGTGCAACTTTGTGGGCACTGTGTATCCGGGATCGTCACGGGAGGAGCTCCTGCGCGTCCTTGGTGACCGTGGCGCCCCCTGCTACTTGAACACCCGCAATGA atgGCGGCCCCTGGAAACAAAGTCATCCCTAGAATCATACCTGCTGGCCCTGAAACTAAGCGATGTCACTCTGAACCCAGCGGGAAAGAACCCCGAGTGTTACCGCATCTACGAGGCCCTCGAGTTCGGCTCGCTGCCCGTGGTCGAGGACCGGACGCTGTCGCCAGGCTGTGCTCCCGCAGACGACGCCAACGGAACCTTCCGTCTGCTCAAGAAGCACAAGGCCCCGCTCGTGTACGTCAAGAACTGGACACAGGAGCTCATGCCCATCCTGGAGAAGGAGGTGGACATGAAGCCCAAGGGCAGGGTGGACAGGAGACAGGCACTGGTGTCCTGGTACACATCCTTCAAGCGTGCCATGAGGGACAGGTTCGTGCGTGTGCTCACAGACAAGTTCTTCAGCGATGAGGTCAACGAGACATGA